TTattagattatttttattttaagcgtgaataacataataaattaaatatacattattatgaaaaaaaaatgcttaattaaattagaatttATGGAGATTAATACTTCAGGTATCATTTTCTACCATGACATTAATATAcacataaaatcatttaataactaattttttaattaaaaaacattatggTATTCTTTCTATACACACAACTTATTGCcatgtatttgtatttattgaaaaattggAATTGGGTTATCAAGTAGTTTCTGCATGTGAAGTTACAATTTTTGGGGAAAAGGGGAGGTTTCCTCTGCTCATAAATTCATAGAAAGATTATGATATATTGAAGTAAGCACTTGCTGCCTCGACCCCATCTTCCATTTTTGTAGCAACCAATTGCCATTTTTAAACAAGGTCCCTTGCACCATCTTccaagattcttctttcacttTCAAAACACCCAATTTTGAGGTCACAGAAACCAACTTGATCTTCCATGAAAGAATGACATCAAAACTACCCTTACCTCCTCCTCTTATATCTCAAAACTGATCCCAATAACTTTCAGTCAAGTGAGACTTTAATTCGTACATGAGACTATTTATTTACGCGTAATCGGATAGCTATTTTGTGAGACTTTAATTTGTATATgagattatttatttatatgtagtTTGATAGCTATTCGGATAACGAACGTACCATtgattcaataaatttttattttaaatgattttgatatctattaaaaaatatattttaaatttaattcaattttataaaatttatttttaaataaaatttatttttaattatatattaggAAATCTCTTGTGAAATTTCCGACATACATATCAAAGGGTTTCACAGTCATGGCCACCACTTCGCATCCTAATCTGAAGTCCGTTAATCTTGGCATATACAATACTGTCTTGCACATGAGACTCATCCAGAACAGTTGCAATGGGGAAATCTGTGATTGGGTGTAAGAATAAATggtcatatatttttaatattatattagtcattaaaattaaatttagcaataatttaaacaattaattttgaaaatgtatGAAATTTTGTACACGCaatctaattaataaaaatataaattagattGATTAAATTTACATcttataaaaagttattaaatatgtaatttgaataatttttatatttgatataaATGGATGTAAGAATTAGTTTATATGAGCTCTTCTAGGTCAtggaagaatatatatataaattgttattttattaaatttatgaatGAGTTAAAAGTTAAAGTATATATATGTGTAGTTGTTAGTGATTTCAAATAaatgacaataaaaaaaataaaaaatataggttGAAAGGACCAAAATTAGTTGGTACTTGTATTGATTGCAattaaatagtaataaaaaaattaaaatatattattttctaattaatacGCAAAGTTATGAATACATTTCTTTTACTAATTCGGTGGCTGATTTTTCTGTACTTATATTATGATTATATCAATCCATTATAGTTATGTACTATGACTATATCATGATATGATTCACTTATTTATTTCCACATATTTATTGtgtttaaataaaaagtattgcAAATATTGTTctgataaataaattaataaattatatgtatatgATTAAATTCGTCTAACTCATGCACGCATTTTCATGAAATTTCTAAactagtaaaaatattttataattgttttcttGAAACAAGAAGTAGATAGATTTAAattagaaattttaaatttattaattggaattaattaaaataatcataaacACTTtagtaaaattttcaaatttttaaaaacgtTAGTAATGCATTATTTCAATTAGTGTTTGGTGGGAGTAAATAATTACATTCAAATTacaatttgaattattttaaattttatatttttctaaaatttctaagaatattttagatatttttaaattgagattatttttcattaattagtaattttaaattatcaGATCAAATATTTATGTAACATGAGAACTCACTCATTTAGAAAGGATagtattaaattcaaatttatatattaacacTTGTTATCAACTTAGTTTATTTGGACATCTAATTAATTCTAGTATATATTTTATCCAAGACCCTCTTAGGACAAAAAGAGTTATACACTTCTACTTGAATATGTTGACTATCATTCTCAACCTAGTCAACTTAGTATACAAAATATCTATTAACTCTTCACtacataatatatttatctatCTATATTAGTGTATCactataatataaatatatcatcAAATCACCTAACTTAATACCTACATTATATTTCAACATCTCATTAATACCTCCTTTATTAACTATTTCTTCATACAATCCCACTCTTCAATTCACCGCATATACctaacaattataaaatttaaaacacttcAATTTATCTTATGAGAGTCATTTTAgtgaaaatcaatttaaaataaagataaaagaaaattattttaacaaaaatgtAATTAAGATAAGAAAAACTTCACAACATAAACCATTGTTACTTGAGCACCTATCATTACGTAaacaaaaatcataaataaaatatttatctcaACCTTTTTTTGCTTCagcaaaaaaaatacttaaaacataattttcgaaaaatgtaaaataataatcCAATTTCACATATTTTAACATGTTTCGTAATCTTGTCAGAATTGTATCAAAACCATAATTTCATAtcaaaatttaacaaataatcTCAGTaattccataaaaaaaaaactacaatcTACAGTTAAACAtgtagtttaaatttttttatcagtttctatcataaattaactaaattatcATTTATCCAACTTCCACACCAATTCAACGTAACACGTCCTTCCAAATTAATCAACTCgaaaacttaacaaaattatacTTAGTTAATCAATtccaattttaatattaataataatgataatattttcATCTCCTTCCAAATTAATCAACTCAAAGTTATACTTAATTAATCaaatctcattttattattattattattattattattattattattattattattattatttatttggttTAATTTTATTGTCTAATTTTCATGTTAGAAATTTGACCTCCATTCCAATACTTTGGTTCGTTCTATTAAGTAATTTCATGTTACAAATTTGACCATTTTTCTATCAATATTATTTAaccttattttttatcttttattgttATCTTagtttgattttgttttattttctaatttcatGTTAAGAATTTGATCATTCTTTGTTGGTCGAGCGATTAACTAGTTCTCATGAAAGATGACTAAACTAGTACACAAACTTGGGCTAACATTATTGAATAATCAAACTTAAATTCTTCATTAATGTAAATCAACTATTggattaatttatttatgtttatttataacCATTAATCGCTAATAAAATTAGTAGAGGAATAAATGTGATTATTTACCAAGAGTATAAAATCAAGCACTTGAATAGAAGCCTCAACCCGAGGTATCCATTATAGAATCTCTGTGTTGTTTTGAATCTTTTGTTTATTACTATTATGCAAATCCTCCATATTCAATTGTTGAAATTGTTAATCTGAATTAGAAGGGTCCAAGTATGGGGAATCAAAGGAAGAAATGCTTAAACTCTAACttttaatttgataagaaaGTAAATATCACTCAAACTTGGAGAAAATATTAAGACACAATTATAAAACATGCAGCACTAATAGAATTGAGTGTATGTTTTGGCAGTAAGCTCAAATTCACAAAAAATAAGAATGCTCCGATGAAGAAGTAGGTACACCAGACAAAATAGGATTAAAAGGacaataattaaagaaaaaattggaGTAACCTCCATTGTAAAAAATGATAGTCTAATCTTAAATAGTTTGAGAGTAGACAGAAAAACATGTAGAGGCATCAATTGAggtaaattatataaaaaattatcaaagttTCATTACTCTGTGTGTGGGTATGCCTAGGTAACAATTTCTTCACATGATTACCATACGAGATACCAATTTTACCAGACACGTTAAGAATTGCTTGGCTTTTAACCAATTTGACTGTCCTTCAACTGTGAAATGGTGTCTTGaaccaaaaaaattatttccctCCTTCCTTTTGAAAACTAATAGAAAATTGCTTGCACCATTCAACTTTATTCTCAAGGAAATTAGACCTTGAAGtttataaacaaataaacaGCTTACTAACATTCGGAATACCAGAAAATAAAATCTGTTACTATTTCGCAGAATAATTGAATTTATCCGAAAAACTAAAGTGGGAGAAACATATTCTTAAACAGAATATGATTCATGTAGAAGTTTCTCCTAGCATGCTTAACCACTAAGTTTTCAATTTGCTTAGATAATGGGAAGCTACGATCGTCAAATAGTTAATTTACAAGTTTCTGACATCATCTGGTGGTAAACAAAAGAAGTCTCAGTTTCTCTTTCGTTGTTTTTGAGTGCTAGAAAAGTTTTACACAGACTATTCAGGTTCAGtattggaaaaaaaatgaaagtattTCATTGTTTCTGATAAGGACACCTAAGTTGTGTGGCTTTTAGAACAACAGTTGTTCAGTAAGTATCTCAAATGAAATTCCCTCTAATTTTGGTGGACCATGATGGATGTTGATATGTCTAATTGCTTCCCCCACTTTATGATAACTATTGGATACTACTAATAACCATTGCTCTGTCAAAAAGAGAAATATACCCCACATTTAGTTTGtgaatatttattatatgaaaaacCGTCGAAGCAGAATGAATAAAACAACACATTCAATCAAAATCATAAAAAGTAGAAACTTTACTCATTTTATTAGAAAAGCAAATTGTGAGAACAGTTAAATTTATCATACAGAAGGACCTAGGATTTCCCTCCAAACAATGACTAGAATCTCTACCACTTTCCACTAGCCTGTGCATGTACATAAAGATTGCAAACAAGCCAAAGCAATCTTCAATGAAGGATTTGAAGATATGACTTGTGTAGACTGTTTCTAAACGTGTAAAATCAGATAGTGAGGTCTTCTAAGTATGTATCAAGTCCCCTCTCGAATTTACTTACTAATATACACGTAACAACTACAATCTATTAACAAAACTATCCGAAGCAAGAGAAACTCTCTGGTCCTCTCATCAGTTGCTACTTTCCCTTGGCCCACTCACTGATCTTCTTCGTTTGGTGAAGCAAACAAAGCCATTGTGATGCTACTCAGATTCTTACCAATAAACTTTGACTTGGGTCTCCTCAATGGAGCATTAGGAGCTTCAATTTCCTGAAATTCACTAGCACCATCTACACCGAATGGAATAGAAATAGGAAAAGTTCTCTTCTTTGGAGTGCTGTACTCAAAATTCACCTTCCTAGCAATCTCAGTCTGCAAAAGCAAAACCCAACCCTTCAGAAATTAGAACAAAAGATAGAATTTGAAACACAAATGAATCACATTGAATAATATTACTCCAAAACTTACAGCTTCTCTAATAGTTTTTGAGACACGAACAAGTTGCTCCAAATCCTCATGATCCACACCACACAACACCTTCACCTACAATTAATCCAGAAAATAACAGAAAAACCAACTTTCAGAACACCCATTGCAGAGTCAGACATGAAAATTCAGAAAGGAAAAAAACCCAAAACTGAAAATGGCAATACTCACCAGAATCTCGAGAGGAAGGGCCTGAAGGGGAGACCTTTCAGAATCTAAAGTGATTTTCTCGCTGCGTGTTCTCTTCAACGGAGACAAAACTTCCCCATTATGTAATGACACGACCCTCTTCCTTCCAAGGGCAGTTGTGTAGCTATAACCCTCAAACCCTAAAGCCATATTCAAATTCCCCAAAACTTAACCGATACAACCTTTTCTTCTAATCTGTAAAACCCaagcaaacaaataattaattttttcagaAAGCTCACGCATatagttcaattttttttaaaaaaaatgaaatcttGCGGGAAACTGAAAAGGATACCAGAACAGAACAGTTCCCAGAAGATAATAGAAAAATGAGAGATAACTCACCAAGTGTTTGCAGGAGAGTTTCTATTTTCTGTTGTGATGCAAAACAGGTAAAGCAGAGACTCAAATTGAACTTGGTGATCAAACTCAACTACCCCAGCTGTTTAAGAATTTGGGAACAAATGGGGGTTTAATGAACTGCTTTATATATAAAGCTAAAAtttaaaaggttttttttttttggttattaataggtatttaatatttaacagTAAACACCGCGTGAGAAAATTACGCGAAACTTCGAGGGAAGTATCGGGAGttactttttttctctctctatctctacAACATGGCGGTtaaaaaaacaaagagaggGAGAGAAAAAACTAGCCGTTAGAGAAAAAGACACGTGGCAACGTGACAGAACCTGGGGAGATAATTGGGCGGTGACGTGGTGCTTGGTCGGCTTTGTCGGTAGCTTCTGGAGGACGTTCCGTGTACGTAAGTAACCGCGTGGTATGGTAGACCGTCACTGCAGTGGATCACAGCCTGTGCAAAACACGTCTGTGATGGCTTGATCTACGGTGAAAAGTGGTTAACCCAACATGGAGTGGGACCCACTGGAAACCAACTTTTGTGCTTCCATGGAGTTTATTAGGTGGATGGCGGCTATTGCTGCTTTGATATTGAAGGACCTTTTGGTCTTTTCCTTCTTTTGGAGTTTTTTCAACCAGGGTATGCGTTGGGTCAAAATCAAAGTTAGTGAATTCGGCAAACAAAAACTGCAATACAAAATGTTTGTTATAAACAAGAAGGCTGTTTTGGTCTTTTTATCTTTAGCAGTTTTCTGAATCATGGTCTTTGTTTGGTCAAAACCATAGTTAGTGTCAATCCTGTGTATAAAAAACAAAGCATGTTTGTTTTTCCTTGGTATAATAATGATTAGCAAAAGAGTTAAAAGGCCAGCAGTTTTTTTAACAACATTTTCCATgaaaatttcaggaaaaaaaacagatttatcAATCCAACATTTTATTCATTTCAAATAAAGGTGTCaaattaaaaagatatattctcaatagaaaaaaaaaatcgttcTCAAGTGTGGTAATTTGaccttttattcttttaaattttctatatataatAGATATATACTTGAATCTGTTATAGCTTATTCTTCTGTTACATTATACATGAATCCAAATTTCATTGGAAAAGATTCTATTTAGAAGATGGGATTGTTTTTAATGGATGttcaattcaattttgtttgcataattaatatatatatatatatatatataaaagagaatacatcaaattatattgaaataattaaaataattgtatcaAATATAAATCATTAATATAGaactattttacattttaaaataacgtAACATGTATAATAATTTGAATATGTTTTAATCAATCAATTGAGGTAAacagtttttaaattatttaacttcctaatttgattatttatgaaaaattattgatatttaaaaaaaaaatgtcggTGTGTGTATACACACAGAAGATAatgttcattttaaaatattttactataatcaattaattactcttttaactttaattattttattgaatgatttgaattaatttattatttgattGATTCTGTTATTTAGAAACtatatacaaaaaattattaatggactgattttatttttacaaatattttcaataggaaaatatttatatagttACGTTAAACTGAGTcgatttacaaaaatatttttttcagattatagaaattattagtttattaataaattatagaaaatataaatatttcaaaatagtgTTAATTTATTTGAGGACAGAGAAAtggtttttatttctaattttgaaataataaaaatgaagaattaaaaaaatgaatcaaTGAAGTGATCAtgtttgtatatattaaataaatcaaatattttaaagtacaGTATGtccatacataaaaaaaatatacttttctAAGACTTAATTATACTAAGTgcatattttaattatgttaatttaatCATTCAAGTATCACAATTATGTGATTTTAAATATGCCATGAAGATTTTTAACACAGGAAACAATATGTATTATGTAGTTATCAATGAAACAAAATTTTCCCACAACTCTAAAACTCAAAAGTAAATATGTGGGTTTGATGGGTATGATTTAATGTTCCTTATTATTTAAGCTTCACCCTAACAAATTTGTCTGCATTTTGATTGGATACCatcacttttaaatttttatttttcttcatcttAGACAAAGTTAAATGAAAaaattcttttcaaaattgTATTGTGATACACACACGAGAGgggaaaaaaaaagacaaacatGGGTGGATCAAAAATTTTCataatatgttaaaattttaaaagagtagtctatttaatattctttaatatagttaattatcatattttgtttcaatttttgtAGAAACAGTTTACTCATGCATAAACAAAAATCTTTTAATAAACATCTATTATAGAGGTGTCTCCACCTGGTGAATTACAACTTTAGTGTCAAGTTACTATAATGAATAAGGACAAGATATATGGATGTGGAACTGAGTCAACCAAAGCAATGGGAACACTCTTATCAAGAGTTTTCTTCATCTTCAGTCAAGCAATGATAGAAGGAACtgaacaaatataaaataagttgaAGGTGGTTCAAACTGAGAGAAAtgatattgattaaaaaaatgctaAATAATGAGAGAGAaattcaacaaaacaacaaaatgTTAATGTTGATGGGAAAGACAGATACTCAACCTTCTTAAATATGAACTACAACTTATTTTATAGCTATCTACATTTTACTTTGTTAAATTCTACTTAGTGACCAagaatatagtaactaattttaGTCAATCACTAAATTGATTAGTACAATAactagtaatttttttaaatatatttaggaCACTCTTCcctaattttcttataataatacaTTATGTTATCATACTTTAATATAAGataatcaataattattttatatattcattataatttataatttataagtgGCAAAAACAAATTAGGAAAATCTTGTAACAAAAAATTGACTAAACTCATCAAattaaactaatataaaatGTGTTCCcagtcattttattttatatttaaaaagtcAAAATGTTCTTATCGGTCTAAAACACTTTTTAGAATTAACTtgttttataaactatttttgcAAACCTTacaaaatgtaatatttttatttaggaAAAAAAACTCAAAGTGTATCATAGGCTCTGTAAttccttttatattttttaaatttttttaataattaagaaatgtatcttaataaaatagttagaatttttttattttttgtgatttttttttattttttgtgattttttttattttatttcataatgaatgtatatattaaattaattaaaaattaggcaaaatataaaaaaaaatttaaaaaaaattagaggaGGATAGTTAAAGTAATTTCTTTTATCTATTTTCATATTCTACCAGTAACAATTTCTCAATTAGTATATAAAACTTATAGGAAAAATATATACACAAGTTTAAATTAACTTatgcataaaattaaaaatattttttaaataaagtaatttgaaaaattataaattaactgatgaagaaattatttttatttttttcttatttttgtttgaataaatttatcCAAATATATTCCTATCCAGAATTTAGGCAGAGGTAGAAATTCATTCATATGTCAATTAATTATTATGAGAAACAAATCTCACAAATAAAGGATCTataaaattcaatataaaatACAATATGAATGTTATTGAGGTAGATACTTGTTTTACTTTTTGAAGAAGTTTTCTTAAGTTACATTTGTCCTAGTTTCTTCCtttgaagagaaaataaatCTACACACAGTTGGGTGATGTATTTCATAGGATTCttcaaaaaactatttttattcgtatatattattttatttaattggtCTTTATTTAAAATGTGTCAAAGATTAAATAggaattaagataaaaataaaaataaaatatttttagaaactaaataaacaTTTGAGATTATTTACTTAAATGAAATGAGGTTCACCCCTgcactataaataaaaatttattttattttattgaatcccacattattattatttttttcacttttggAAGGGTTCCGCCGAACCTATTTTATAATGATTGTAAcaaataatttaacattttcTATTTACTAAATTTAATAAGTTGTGTAggtaaatatttttagaaaaaaatttaaaaattataaatcaaaattaccTCATGTACACATTAATctataaaaattatatcatataGTTTAtctaaattattgattttagtttttatataaactagttttactttgaaaatattattatcttttGCAAGTGCCTTTTAAGGAGTCTGTGTAAATAAACCATATGTCAATGCATCACATCCTTcacttatttcattttttttttctgttttgttttctattttacgTTTTCGAGTTTTCTTTTACTTATTGTTTTGCACCATTTTCCTCCGTTAAAAATTATAgcgtaaaaattaaattataacaaaatataatataatattttgaatttaagaaATGAATGTTTAGACGTGGAAACTGGAAGACACATGCACCAAAACGTGGCACTAATGTAAACAGTTTAATTTTATCATGCAATCTCAAACTTTTATGtagaataaatttattatttttatgtgaattttttatattattttataattactatTTTCAGAGTCatgctaataatttttttattgatggtatacattttttattccattatattattttgaaaaactcaatAAACAAATTCACCGGgattaaataaattagttaGTAATAAAGTTTCCTAGATTTGTAtatgtttttccaaaattattctttttataaaattgagacATAATCTTAGTTTTCAGGCTCAACTATCAAATTCAAAATCATAAAAACAATTGATATTTATATTCTCCCTTTTAACTACTCTTTAGAACTTtttacaatttttctttttaaataactaattttttacatttaaatAAACATTCATCTACacagtaaaaaaattaactataaagttaaagtatttttataattactttttataaaaaaaacataacttcataatatatttttatttcaataattattataataatattttttttcaaaaaaaatggACAAACATTCCCACCAGTCCCCTTTAATGGTAGTAATTGTAACGTTCTAGAGTCAACCATGACTCAGTCCAGTTAGTACGACTAGCCGTGATACTCTTTCCTCCAGATTCCACCGACCTAGAAACAGGAAAGACCAAGAATATACATGACTTTTTCGGCATAAAATATTACGATAATCTGCAATAAACATAACTAATAAGAACCACCATTATTTAGATATTAACTAGTTAAAGTGAGTCTGTAAAAAACCTAGTCATACTTTCATGTCCCTGTTCGTCTAGACAAGATAATCAGTGTTTCTTTGTTGTTGTATATAATAATCGAATATTACTTCAAATCCCAAGTATAAGACCGCTTTTCACGTGACTGTTAAAGAAAGAACAAAGAAAGAACGATTCTCAAAAAGAGGTGCCGGCCAGAGTGAAGGCTGAAACTTCACTATCAAGTAAAAAACAGTAGCAAATATCTCACCAACAACATAACCAAACAAGTCCAAATCCTTGCTCCAATTAGAAATTTACAATTTTACACGTATAAGACATATATGCAAAACTTTGCTCAGttttttttgtcaaaacaaGGAACAGTTGAACAGTGAACCATTATGATCATTGGCAAGAAGCCGACAAAACAAACTTGTTTTACCTGATCGTGTACAAGGTGGCCGCAaaacataacaaatttcagTCCAAGTAACCACTTTCAGACTGATTGTTGAAACTGCCATTGCTTTTCATGTCATCATCCATCATTGAATCACAACAGAAAGTCCATACTGAGACGCAATTTTCACGACCTATATTTATATCAAACACGATTAAAGTTATCAATGGAGAAAAGTAAAATTAGCGAAATTACATTAGGTAGCACAAAATATATAATGTTTTTTCATAACTTCCTGAAATTATGGTTCAcagataatataaaattaaattacttcAGTAAAACCATGCCAATAATGAAAGAACCCTTGGCAAGGGGAGAGGGAGGTCTGTATGTCTATAATAGTATAACAATACCACTCAAGCACAATTCTTCATCGCCGTCGTCTGGAATTACGAATCTTCGGTGGCCTGAGGATGACACGGCATGGGGTAGAAATGGATGGAATGAGAAACCATTAACCGTGTCTGCAcaacaaacaataaaaaataaagcttATAGCAGTTACAAAATGAAATATACACAGAATTTACAACCAGCTGCTGATTACTAACTTGTAATAGCTTATTACgcatataattaaatttttattaatggaaggaaagaaatttcaagaaaaaataagGTCCCTACTTTGATGTCAGTCCAATATGCTAAGAATATAAAAGTGCATGTAAATACACGTGGCAAAACGTTGCCTCTTTATTTACAAAGGATTCAAATTTAGTAGATGATCAGAATCTGAATATAGAGACAGAGAAAGAAGAATGTAGGGTATGTGCAGATCAGGAAATGGTAATAGGAACTGGGATATATAAACCAAGAACACAAGCAGATCATGCAAGAATCATCAGTAGCATGTACTTTAACAGAAAATTAGTTTTACTGCTATAATGTCATCATAGTTTGATCTATATATCACTACGTTGCATaaacatgaggatgaggatgaggatAACAACACAGGCAAAACAATGGGGAAAATGGAATTTGGAGGTAAACTAGAAGCAACCTGAAGATAAACTAAAACATAAGGAAGGATGTTATCAAAATGACATGAGCaaagttgaaagaaaaaataaattggcAATTGGGAGGGTGTTAAAGATATAAAATTGCAGCACTACAAAGGTTTAAATAGTTCAACTATGGCGTTCAAGATATAGTAAGAAAATAGATAATGAACTGAAATAATTTGAAAGTACTACAGAACAATCTGAGAATAAATGTACAGTAGAGGTTGCTCTGGAAAGGCAAAATACTTGAGAAATTAATAGATAAGCCAAAAAAGGGGCACGAAAAATGCAATCAAAGCCAAGAT
The sequence above is a segment of the Phaseolus vulgaris cultivar G19833 chromosome 2, P. vulgaris v2.0, whole genome shotgun sequence genome. Coding sequences within it:
- the LOC137811972 gene encoding F-box protein At1g61340-like; translated protein: MALGFEGYSYTTALGRKRVVSLHNGEVLSPLKRTRSEKITLDSERSPLQALPLEILVKVLCGVDHEDLEQLVRVSKTIREATEIARKVNFEYSTPKKRTFPISIPFGVDGASEFQEIEAPNAPLRRPKSKFIGKNLSSITMALFASPNEEDQ